One Brevibacillus choshinensis genomic window carries:
- a CDS encoding M20 family metallopeptidase, whose amino-acid sequence MTEFLHYLQENQENILGDVERVVKAESPTHDKQAVDRCGEVFQSLFAEHLGLTAEIIPMEVTGNHLRFTYGEGSGQILILGHIDTVWDIGRLSYRIEGNKAFGPGIQDMKGGIVQAIWALKACKDLGVSLKKKVVFLCTSDEETGSASSREYIELEAKKSDVVLVVEPPEANTGALKTSRKGVGHFTMRIRGKASHAGNHHEEGISAVEEMAHQILFLQGLTDYRQGTTINVGVASGGNRSNVVAESAQLDIDVRINRLSEADRIRSLILQSTPHLEGTTLQIDGDVNRPPMERTAQTEKLYHLATACAKEVGISLTEAHVGGGSDGNFTAALGIPTLDGLGAMGDGPHAEYEHILIDQLPMRAAMLASLMTRL is encoded by the coding sequence ATGACCGAGTTCCTACATTACTTGCAAGAAAATCAGGAAAATATTTTGGGGGATGTAGAACGTGTCGTCAAGGCCGAGTCCCCTACCCACGACAAGCAAGCCGTAGATCGCTGCGGGGAAGTGTTTCAGTCGCTGTTTGCGGAGCATTTGGGACTCACCGCTGAAATCATTCCCATGGAGGTGACCGGCAACCACCTGCGCTTCACATATGGCGAGGGCAGCGGGCAAATTCTCATTTTGGGACATATCGACACGGTCTGGGACATCGGCAGGCTCTCCTACCGCATCGAAGGCAACAAAGCATTCGGCCCCGGCATCCAGGACATGAAGGGCGGGATCGTCCAAGCGATTTGGGCTTTGAAGGCTTGCAAGGATCTCGGTGTTTCCCTGAAGAAAAAAGTCGTTTTCCTTTGTACGAGTGACGAGGAGACGGGCAGTGCCAGCTCCCGTGAATACATCGAGCTGGAAGCCAAAAAGAGCGATGTCGTTCTGGTCGTCGAGCCTCCCGAGGCAAATACCGGTGCCTTGAAGACCTCTCGCAAAGGGGTCGGTCACTTCACCATGCGCATCAGGGGAAAAGCCTCCCACGCCGGCAACCATCACGAGGAAGGCATCAGCGCCGTAGAGGAAATGGCCCATCAAATCCTGTTTCTGCAGGGCTTGACCGATTACAGACAGGGGACGACTATCAACGTTGGTGTTGCGAGCGGCGGGAATCGGAGCAATGTGGTGGCCGAAAGTGCTCAGCTTGATATCGATGTACGAATCAACCGTCTTTCCGAGGCCGATCGAATTCGCTCTCTCATCCTCCAATCGACGCCACACCTCGAAGGAACGACTCTGCAGATCGACGGCGATGTGAACCGCCCACCGATGGAGCGTACGGCCCAGACGGAGAAGCTTTACCACCTTGCGACCGCGTGCGCAAAAGAAGTGGGTATATCGCTAACCGAAGCGCATGTCGGCGGCGGCAGCGATGGCAATTTTACGGCAGCCCTCGGAATCCCCACGCTGGATGGTCTAGGCGCCATGGGAGATGGGCCGCATGCTGAATACGAGCACATCTTGATCGACCAGCTTCCCATGAGAGCCGCAATGCTCGCCTCCCTGATGACACGGCTGTAG
- a CDS encoding M20 family metallo-hydrolase → MEDRLNGLVEELYPSLQEWRRDFHKYAESGWVEFRTASIVASKLSSWGFEVKAGREVIKEEARMGVPPLAFLKAQEQRALSQGADEEWLPAFSGGFTGVVGILDSGKPGPTVAFRVDMDALDLQESGDADHPPVAGDFVSVNDKMMHACGHDAHTSIGLGLAYVLSQRKEELHGRVKLIFQPAEEGVRGAKAMVEAGVVDDVDALFATHIGTGVPLGEVVCGAQGYLATTKMDVVYTGVASHAGGNPEEGRNALLAAASAVMNLHAISRHSGGNSRINVGVLEAGSGRNIIPNHATLKLETRGDTSEVNEYILARALDVIHGSAKMYGVESKIEIVGKAGSSDPSPELLPYIRSQASNVQGVESVVDMTSAGGSEDATYLMERVKENGGLASYLLFGTTLAAGHHNERFDIDEEVMKIAVKTLALCAINARELSLPVTTA, encoded by the coding sequence ATGGAAGATCGTCTAAATGGCCTTGTGGAAGAACTGTATCCCTCTCTGCAGGAATGGCGCCGTGATTTTCACAAGTATGCCGAATCAGGCTGGGTAGAATTCCGCACTGCCAGCATTGTGGCGAGCAAACTGAGTTCGTGGGGCTTTGAAGTAAAAGCCGGGCGAGAAGTGATTAAAGAGGAAGCACGCATGGGTGTCCCTCCTCTCGCCTTTCTCAAGGCTCAGGAACAGAGGGCGCTGTCCCAGGGGGCTGACGAGGAATGGCTCCCTGCTTTTTCAGGAGGCTTTACTGGGGTTGTTGGCATTCTTGATTCCGGCAAACCGGGTCCCACCGTTGCCTTTCGCGTCGATATGGATGCCCTCGATCTCCAGGAATCAGGAGACGCGGATCATCCGCCAGTAGCAGGTGATTTTGTATCAGTCAACGATAAAATGATGCACGCCTGCGGCCACGATGCTCATACGTCGATCGGACTCGGGCTGGCTTACGTCCTGAGTCAGAGAAAAGAGGAGCTCCATGGTCGTGTAAAGCTGATCTTCCAGCCTGCCGAGGAAGGCGTGCGCGGCGCTAAAGCGATGGTGGAGGCAGGAGTTGTGGACGATGTGGATGCTTTATTCGCCACCCATATCGGCACCGGCGTCCCTCTGGGGGAAGTCGTTTGCGGAGCACAAGGCTATCTCGCGACGACGAAAATGGACGTCGTCTATACCGGTGTCGCTTCTCACGCCGGCGGCAATCCCGAGGAAGGCAGGAACGCTTTGCTCGCGGCTGCTTCTGCCGTCATGAATCTGCACGCCATCTCCCGTCATAGCGGCGGCAATTCACGGATCAACGTCGGTGTGCTGGAAGCCGGAAGCGGGCGAAATATCATCCCGAACCACGCCACGCTCAAGCTGGAGACGAGAGGCGACACGAGTGAAGTGAATGAGTACATCCTGGCTCGAGCTCTCGACGTCATCCATGGTTCCGCGAAGATGTACGGGGTTGAATCCAAGATTGAGATCGTTGGCAAGGCTGGCAGCAGCGATCCGAGTCCGGAGCTTCTTCCCTACATTCGCTCACAGGCAAGCAACGTGCAGGGGGTAGAGTCCGTGGTGGATATGACGTCAGCCGGCGGCTCAGAAGATGCCACATACCTGATGGAGCGGGTGAAAGAAAACGGTGGTCTCGCTTCCTATCTCCTATTCGGCACTACGCTGGCTGCCGGCCATCACAACGAAAGGTTCGACATCGATGAAGAGGTCATGAAGATTGCAGTAAAAACGCTCGCGTTGTGCGCGATCAATGCCCGCGAACTGTCCTTGCCTGTGACCACAGCGTAA
- a CDS encoding M20/M25/M40 family metallo-hydrolase, with protein MQDVYAFIEQNREMYIRWLQQICQQPSVAAQNRGMKETAAMVEQFIHQIGGDSKLLETSGYPIVYGEFAGESEKVLSFYNHYDVQPEDPLDLWESPPFGAEIRDGRMYARGVADNKGNLMARLAAVHAYTQVRGKLPTRVKFIVEGEEEIGSVHLEEFVEKYRDQIQADGCIWEFGYKNADGRPQVSLGVKGMCYVELVCRGANTDLHSANAAIIENPAWRLLWALNTLKTPDEKIQIKGFYDKVATLNEHDASMLEQMIYNEESTLEKLGLK; from the coding sequence GTGCAGGACGTGTATGCATTCATTGAACAAAACAGGGAGATGTACATTCGCTGGCTTCAACAGATTTGCCAACAGCCGAGTGTCGCGGCCCAAAATCGGGGCATGAAAGAAACGGCGGCGATGGTGGAGCAGTTTATCCATCAAATCGGCGGGGATTCAAAGCTGCTGGAAACGTCGGGGTATCCGATCGTGTACGGCGAGTTTGCAGGTGAGAGCGAAAAGGTCTTGTCCTTTTACAATCACTATGACGTGCAGCCGGAAGATCCTCTGGATTTATGGGAGTCTCCTCCTTTTGGCGCTGAAATTCGCGATGGCCGCATGTACGCTCGAGGTGTGGCTGACAACAAAGGAAACCTCATGGCAAGGCTCGCTGCAGTCCATGCCTATACGCAGGTACGGGGAAAGCTGCCGACTCGCGTCAAGTTCATCGTAGAAGGAGAAGAAGAGATCGGAAGCGTGCACCTGGAAGAATTCGTGGAAAAGTATCGCGATCAGATCCAGGCGGACGGCTGCATCTGGGAGTTTGGGTATAAGAATGCAGATGGACGTCCGCAGGTCAGCCTAGGGGTCAAAGGAATGTGCTACGTCGAGCTGGTTTGTCGGGGCGCGAATACAGACCTGCATTCGGCCAATGCGGCGATCATTGAAAACCCCGCCTGGAGATTGCTTTGGGCACTGAATACATTGAAGACACCGGATGAAAAGATTCAAATCAAAGGATTTTACGACAAGGTAGCGACGTTAAATGAACACGACGCCTCGATGCTTGAGCAGATGATTTACAACGAGGAAAGCACATTGGAAAAACTGGGTCTGAAGTAG
- a CDS encoding M20/M25/M40 family metallo-hydrolase: MLDLSGVPLKEKLIFQPTCTVCGLVSGYTGTGSKTVLPAEARVKLDFRLVPDQDPHEIFNLLRAHLDEHGFSDIVMEGYTLEHPARTPLNNPLTRAVVNTVKDVYGMEPTIMPMSPGTGPMYILCQNLGIPAVSVGVGNFASNNHAPNENVIIEDYIQGIKHMAAIFEEFAKEA, from the coding sequence TTGCTCGATTTGTCGGGGGTCCCTTTAAAAGAAAAGCTAATCTTCCAACCCACGTGTACGGTATGCGGACTGGTATCCGGCTATACCGGCACCGGTTCGAAAACGGTGTTGCCGGCTGAAGCGAGGGTCAAACTGGACTTCCGGCTGGTGCCAGACCAAGATCCTCATGAAATCTTCAACCTTCTGCGCGCGCACCTGGATGAGCACGGGTTCTCCGATATCGTGATGGAAGGATACACGTTGGAGCATCCAGCGCGCACACCTCTGAACAATCCATTGACGCGAGCTGTGGTGAACACGGTAAAAGACGTCTATGGAATGGAGCCGACGATCATGCCGATGTCACCTGGCACAGGGCCCATGTACATCCTCTGCCAAAATCTCGGAATCCCGGCGGTATCGGTAGGCGTAGGCAATTTTGCTTCCAATAATCACGCTCCTAACGAAAATGTCATCATCGAGGACTACATCCAGGGGATCAAGCACATGGCGGCCATATTCGAAGAGTTTGCGAAGGAGGCATAA
- a CDS encoding M20 metallopeptidase family protein: MDQIPVLYRSSEILSKASSLKEQVTAWRRDFHQNPELGFEEVRTSERVARHLEHMGLEVRRGVGRTGVVGLLRGRQPGPTIGLRADMDALPIQDQKQTAYRSTVPGKMHACGHDAHTSILMGAAQFLSQQERPEKGNIAFVFQPAEEGLGGASEMIKDGLLTAYNIEAMAGLHVYPGLPTGQISCVRNVSCAAADRIRINIIGRGGHAAHPHQAIDSVAVTAEVLSALQHIASRQVNPLDPIVITIGKIQGGIASNVIAPEVELLGTVRTLNPALREQMPGKIEAVVKGVTMALGASYEFDYHFGYPSIVNDDQMVDLLLATSDQVLGAGKYQMVTPSMGGEDFSYYTEQVPGVFFRLGVGSEEKQSTYPLHHPMFDIDEDALPVGIAMLSSFALNYLNK; the protein is encoded by the coding sequence ATGGACCAGATCCCTGTCTTGTACCGCAGCTCCGAAATCCTGTCCAAAGCAAGCTCATTAAAAGAACAGGTAACGGCTTGGAGACGGGATTTTCACCAAAATCCTGAGCTCGGATTCGAGGAAGTGCGCACTTCAGAGCGGGTAGCCAGACATCTGGAGCACATGGGGCTTGAAGTAAGGCGCGGCGTCGGGCGTACGGGAGTCGTGGGCTTGCTGCGCGGTCGGCAGCCCGGCCCGACAATCGGCCTTCGCGCGGATATGGACGCATTGCCCATCCAGGATCAAAAGCAAACGGCGTATCGCTCTACCGTACCGGGCAAGATGCACGCCTGTGGACATGACGCCCATACCAGCATCCTGATGGGGGCAGCCCAATTTCTGTCCCAGCAGGAACGGCCTGAAAAAGGCAACATCGCGTTTGTTTTCCAGCCAGCTGAAGAAGGGCTGGGCGGTGCCAGCGAGATGATCAAGGACGGACTCTTGACTGCGTACAACATCGAGGCGATGGCGGGACTTCACGTCTATCCCGGATTGCCGACAGGACAGATCTCTTGCGTGCGCAACGTGAGCTGTGCCGCTGCTGACCGGATCCGCATCAACATTATCGGGAGAGGCGGCCATGCCGCTCATCCTCATCAGGCGATCGATTCTGTCGCTGTTACGGCGGAAGTGCTCTCCGCCCTCCAGCACATCGCGAGCCGCCAAGTGAATCCACTGGATCCGATCGTCATTACCATCGGCAAAATTCAGGGGGGCATTGCCAGCAATGTCATTGCCCCTGAAGTGGAGCTGCTGGGTACGGTCCGGACATTGAACCCAGCTTTGCGGGAGCAGATGCCCGGCAAGATTGAAGCGGTCGTCAAAGGTGTGACGATGGCACTCGGGGCTTCCTATGAGTTTGACTATCATTTTGGCTATCCTTCCATTGTGAATGATGATCAAATGGTCGATCTGCTCTTGGCAACCTCTGATCAAGTGCTCGGTGCAGGAAAGTACCAGATGGTGACACCCTCCATGGGGGGCGAGGATTTCTCGTACTACACGGAACAAGTGCCGGGCGTATTTTTCCGTTTGGGTGTCGGCAGCGAGGAGAAGCAATCGACATATCCGCTGCACCACCCGATGTTTGACATCGATGAGGATGCGCTTCCCGTCGGCATCGCCATGCTGTCATCGTTCGCCTTGAACTACCTTAACAAGTGA
- a CDS encoding ABC transporter substrate-binding protein, whose translation MKKRFAGIGLAAVLALSTAIVGCSSQPTTTTAPKQEQTSQGSTAPAQSDSGEKVLTFASGNDIVSFDIHDHNNTSTEAVHVNMFNYLVKKDRDQKVQPDLATSWEIVNDKTWRFKLREGVTFHNGDPFTAEDVKFTLERIAKDQKLLEYGNYKQIKEVKIVDPHTVEIITNESEPVLLNRLSRLGSSMLPSKYIKEKGWDEFLKNPVGTGPYKFQEWKRDDRLILVKNEQYFGDKPKWDKLIFRSIPEDATRVAELLTGGVDIAVNIPPSDLDRIEGNEGTHTATGPTQRVMQLTVRTTPGTVTENPKVREAIDLAIDEKAIVDSILAGGGTPTRTRVTPGNFGANPDLFGKALYDPERAKQLLAEAGYPNGVDITFSATSGRYLKDKETAELIQAMLGEVGIRAKLDLLEWSKFNETYKAKKFGELFMIAYANSMFDASLAFDRITTERGKGETDYSNPEVDQLLKDAEKNMNLEERAKQYVKVQEIIAQDRPQIYMYQMNANYGVSDKINFEPRLDEMLFADEITKK comes from the coding sequence ATGAAAAAGCGTTTTGCCGGAATCGGGCTTGCCGCCGTGCTGGCTCTGTCTACAGCAATCGTGGGATGCAGCAGTCAGCCGACGACTACGACGGCACCAAAACAGGAGCAGACCTCACAGGGCTCGACTGCTCCTGCTCAGAGTGACAGCGGTGAAAAAGTGCTAACCTTTGCCAGCGGAAATGACATTGTCAGCTTCGACATTCACGACCACAACAACACGTCGACGGAAGCAGTACATGTCAATATGTTCAACTATCTGGTGAAGAAGGACAGGGATCAAAAAGTACAGCCTGATTTAGCCACTTCCTGGGAGATCGTCAATGACAAGACCTGGCGTTTCAAGCTTCGTGAAGGGGTCACCTTCCACAACGGCGATCCGTTTACCGCGGAGGACGTGAAGTTTACCCTGGAGCGGATTGCAAAAGACCAAAAGCTGTTGGAATACGGCAACTACAAGCAGATCAAAGAAGTGAAAATCGTGGATCCGCACACGGTTGAGATCATCACCAACGAATCGGAGCCCGTCCTGTTGAACAGGCTGTCCCGACTTGGTTCCAGTATGCTGCCATCCAAGTACATAAAGGAAAAGGGCTGGGATGAGTTCCTGAAGAATCCGGTTGGAACAGGCCCGTACAAATTCCAGGAATGGAAGCGTGACGACCGTTTGATCCTGGTGAAAAACGAGCAATATTTCGGTGACAAGCCAAAGTGGGACAAGCTCATTTTCAGATCGATTCCAGAGGATGCGACGCGGGTAGCTGAGCTATTGACTGGCGGGGTAGATATCGCGGTGAATATTCCGCCGAGTGATCTTGACCGGATCGAGGGCAACGAAGGCACTCACACGGCAACAGGACCGACTCAGCGCGTCATGCAGCTGACTGTGCGCACGACGCCGGGAACCGTCACGGAAAATCCGAAAGTTCGTGAAGCCATTGACCTCGCAATTGATGAAAAAGCTATCGTGGACAGTATTTTGGCAGGGGGCGGAACGCCGACCCGCACTCGTGTAACACCAGGGAACTTCGGCGCCAATCCTGATCTGTTCGGCAAAGCGCTCTATGATCCGGAACGTGCGAAACAGCTTTTGGCCGAAGCCGGATATCCGAATGGCGTGGACATTACCTTCAGCGCGACAAGCGGTCGTTATTTGAAGGACAAGGAGACTGCCGAGCTGATTCAAGCGATGCTGGGGGAAGTCGGCATCCGTGCAAAGCTGGATCTGCTGGAGTGGAGCAAGTTCAATGAGACGTACAAAGCGAAGAAATTTGGCGAGCTGTTCATGATCGCTTATGCGAACTCCATGTTTGATGCTTCCCTTGCGTTCGACCGCATCACTACCGAACGTGGAAAAGGCGAGACGGACTACAGCAATCCAGAGGTAGACCAGCTGTTGAAGGACGCCGAAAAGAACATGAACCTGGAAGAGCGAGCGAAGCAATATGTAAAAGTGCAGGAAATCATTGCACAGGATCGTCCGCAAATCTACATGTACCAAATGAATGCGAACTATGGTGTGAGCGATAAAATCAATTTTGAGCCTCGACTGGACGAAATGCTGTTCGCGGATGAGATCACCAAGAAATAA
- a CDS encoding ABC transporter permease produces the protein MKQYLLKSLLQIIPVLFLISVIVFVLVYCTGDPVSLMLADTATDEDRRILIAALGLDQPLYVQYFTFIGHLLQGDFGKSFRYDMPALPIVMERLPATFELAIAAMLVATVISIPLGILSATKRNSFLDVLFSGSSVLGKAMPHFWLGIMLILLFAVELKALPVSGRGTLAHLILPAFTLGTGIAAEMTRLIRSSMLEILNQDYIRTARSKGLFESIVVYKHALRNSMIPVVTIMALQTSTLIGGTLITETIFSWPGMGQLIIQAVNTRDMAIVQAAVFVVAFLVIISNLLADILYRVLDPRIKYN, from the coding sequence ATGAAGCAGTATTTGCTGAAATCACTGCTCCAGATCATTCCCGTCCTGTTTTTGATCTCTGTCATCGTATTCGTGCTCGTGTACTGTACGGGCGACCCGGTTTCCCTGATGCTGGCCGATACCGCAACAGACGAAGACAGGAGAATTTTGATTGCTGCGCTCGGCTTGGATCAGCCTCTGTATGTACAGTACTTCACCTTTATCGGGCACCTGCTCCAAGGAGATTTCGGTAAATCATTCCGTTATGACATGCCTGCTCTGCCGATTGTGATGGAGAGACTCCCTGCAACATTTGAACTGGCGATTGCCGCCATGCTCGTGGCAACCGTGATCTCCATCCCGTTAGGCATTCTTTCCGCCACCAAGCGCAATTCATTTCTCGATGTCCTTTTTTCCGGGAGCTCTGTTTTGGGGAAAGCGATGCCCCATTTTTGGCTGGGGATCATGCTGATCCTGCTGTTTGCGGTGGAGTTGAAAGCCTTGCCGGTATCCGGACGCGGAACATTGGCGCACTTGATCCTGCCTGCCTTTACGCTGGGGACCGGGATCGCGGCCGAAATGACACGTCTGATCCGTTCCAGCATGCTGGAAATATTGAATCAGGATTACATTCGCACCGCACGCAGCAAAGGGCTGTTTGAGTCGATCGTCGTGTACAAGCATGCGCTGCGAAACTCCATGATTCCCGTGGTGACCATCATGGCGCTGCAGACCTCAACCCTGATAGGCGGCACGTTGATTACCGAGACCATTTTCTCCTGGCCGGGAATGGGCCAGTTGATCATCCAGGCAGTCAATACCCGTGACATGGCGATCGTACAGGCTGCCGTGTTTGTCGTCGCTTTTCTCGTCATCATCAGCAATCTGCTGGCAGATATTCTCTACCGTGTCCTCGACCCGCGGATCAAGTACAACTAA
- a CDS encoding ABC transporter permease, with the protein MSASLETQSPQLQSIGERRRQTGQFGRIARMLLKSKTGTIGLIIVVAVVFMSVFAGAIAPHDPAKTQAAKRLKPPMWMEGGSSANPLGTDNLGRDVLSRIIYGSQVSLLVGICAVILAGAIGVILGLVSGYYGGWIDSIIMRTVDAFLAIPNILFMLVILAVLGPSLMTLILVLGFTNWVKYARIIRSEVLGVKERDFVKAALTVGASDRRIILTHILPNVISSFIVVSTLSVATTIIAEASLSFLGLGIQPPTVSWGGMLSDGRQYLATSWWVATFPGIAITITVLGIMFLGDWLRDVLDPRMKARK; encoded by the coding sequence ATGTCTGCATCCTTGGAGACACAATCTCCGCAGCTACAGAGCATAGGCGAGCGAAGGCGGCAAACCGGACAGTTTGGACGCATTGCCCGCATGCTGCTCAAGAGCAAAACCGGCACAATCGGATTGATCATCGTTGTTGCCGTCGTGTTCATGTCGGTCTTCGCCGGTGCTATCGCCCCGCATGACCCGGCCAAAACGCAGGCGGCGAAACGCCTCAAACCGCCAATGTGGATGGAGGGCGGATCCTCAGCCAACCCACTGGGAACGGACAATCTGGGCAGAGACGTGTTGAGTCGGATCATTTACGGATCGCAAGTATCGCTTTTGGTCGGCATCTGCGCCGTCATACTAGCTGGAGCCATCGGGGTCATTCTCGGCTTGGTATCCGGCTATTACGGGGGATGGATCGACAGCATCATCATGCGGACGGTTGATGCTTTTCTGGCGATCCCCAATATTTTGTTCATGCTGGTTATTCTGGCCGTTCTGGGACCCAGCCTCATGACCTTGATCCTCGTCCTGGGTTTTACCAACTGGGTGAAATATGCGCGGATCATTCGCAGCGAGGTGTTGGGGGTAAAAGAGCGGGATTTCGTCAAAGCTGCTCTGACCGTCGGAGCCAGCGACAGGAGAATCATCCTGACGCACATCCTGCCCAACGTCATTTCCTCCTTTATCGTGGTTTCCACGTTGAGCGTAGCCACCACGATCATCGCTGAAGCGTCCCTGAGCTTTCTCGGGCTCGGAATTCAGCCGCCAACCGTTTCATGGGGAGGCATGCTCAGCGACGGAAGGCAATACCTGGCTACGAGCTGGTGGGTAGCTACGTTCCCTGGGATTGCCATCACGATTACCGTGCTGGGAATCATGTTCCTCGGGGACTGGCTGCGTGATGTGCTCGATCCACGGATGAAAGCCAGAAAGTAG
- a CDS encoding ABC transporter ATP-binding protein → METKLLEVRNLQTHFKTEEGVVPSVNGISFTVAKGETLAIVGESGCGKSVTSLSIMGLIAPPGQVVGGEILLEGQNLLAMNKKELRKLRGNKLSMIFQEPMTSLNPVFTVGNQLGEVFRLHQNMDKQQARAKSIEMLDTVGIPRADKVVDSFPHQLSGGMRQRVMIAMALACNPALLIADEPTTALDVTIQAQILELLKKLNHVYDTGVILITHDLGVVAEMADRVVVMYAGEVVEQANVFELFARPRHPYTKGLLGSLPKLDEQLEELESIPGAVPNPLDMPGGCAFHPRCPIATEQCQSKKPSLVEVAQDHLARCLYA, encoded by the coding sequence ATGGAAACCAAATTGCTGGAAGTAAGGAACCTGCAAACACACTTTAAAACGGAAGAGGGAGTGGTTCCGTCCGTAAATGGAATTTCCTTTACCGTTGCCAAAGGAGAGACGCTTGCCATCGTCGGGGAGTCGGGCTGCGGCAAAAGTGTTACTTCCCTATCGATCATGGGCTTGATCGCCCCGCCAGGACAGGTGGTGGGCGGTGAGATCCTGCTGGAAGGTCAAAATCTGCTGGCGATGAATAAAAAAGAGCTTCGCAAGCTGCGCGGCAACAAACTGTCGATGATCTTTCAGGAACCAATGACCTCGCTCAATCCGGTTTTCACAGTGGGAAACCAGCTGGGGGAAGTGTTTCGTCTACACCAGAACATGGACAAGCAGCAAGCGCGCGCGAAGAGCATCGAAATGCTCGATACAGTCGGCATTCCGCGAGCGGATAAAGTGGTGGATTCGTTCCCGCATCAGCTATCCGGGGGGATGCGCCAACGTGTGATGATTGCGATGGCCCTGGCATGCAATCCGGCTCTGCTGATTGCAGACGAGCCGACGACTGCCCTCGATGTCACCATTCAGGCGCAGATTTTGGAGCTGTTGAAGAAATTGAATCACGTATACGATACGGGAGTCATTCTGATTACTCACGACCTCGGTGTCGTCGCAGAAATGGCGGATCGAGTGGTCGTCATGTACGCTGGAGAGGTGGTGGAGCAGGCAAACGTGTTCGAATTGTTCGCCAGACCCAGACACCCGTACACCAAAGGCCTGCTTGGCTCGCTGCCCAAGCTCGATGAACAGCTGGAAGAGCTGGAATCCATTCCCGGAGCAGTCCCGAATCCATTGGATATGCCTGGAGGTTGCGCCTTTCATCCACGCTGCCCGATCGCTACCGAGCAATGCCAATCCAAGAAGCCGTCGCTTGTCGAGGTGGCCCAGGACCATCTTGCGCGCTGCTTATATGCGTAA
- a CDS encoding ABC transporter ATP-binding protein encodes MNRAQEALLEVKGLKKHFPYKQGVFSKKLGHVRAVDGVDFTVCRGETLGIVGESGCGKSTTGQMILQLLEPTEGEIWFEGKRLEGLGKEEEKAVRRNMQMIFQDPYSSLNPRMRVEDIVAEPLRVHGMGRGTEVREKVVELLRLVGLDAHHLNRHPHEFSGGQRQRIGIARALALHPSLIVCDEAVSALDVSIQSQILNLLKKLQKELNLTYIFISHGLPAVKHISDRIAVMYLGKIVEMAERDELFARPMHPYTEALLSAVPIPDPTQRKERIVLQGDLPNPANPPSGCHFHTRCPYAQDLCRQTAPPLQQHASGHSAACHFPLNA; translated from the coding sequence ATGAATCGAGCACAGGAAGCATTGTTAGAGGTGAAAGGGCTGAAAAAGCACTTTCCGTACAAGCAAGGAGTCTTTTCAAAAAAGCTGGGACACGTTCGGGCAGTTGATGGGGTTGACTTTACGGTCTGCAGAGGGGAGACCTTGGGGATCGTAGGGGAGTCGGGCTGCGGCAAGTCCACGACGGGCCAAATGATCCTCCAGCTCCTGGAGCCTACGGAAGGGGAGATCTGGTTCGAGGGAAAGCGCCTGGAAGGCTTGGGGAAAGAGGAAGAAAAGGCGGTTCGGCGGAACATGCAGATGATCTTCCAGGATCCGTACTCCTCGCTCAATCCGAGGATGCGGGTGGAGGATATCGTGGCTGAGCCGCTCCGCGTGCACGGAATGGGACGGGGAACGGAAGTGAGGGAAAAAGTGGTGGAGCTGCTGCGGCTGGTCGGTCTGGACGCCCATCACTTGAATCGTCACCCCCATGAGTTCAGCGGAGGACAGCGACAGCGCATCGGAATCGCGCGAGCCCTCGCTCTTCATCCCAGTCTCATCGTTTGCGATGAGGCAGTCTCGGCCCTTGATGTTTCGATCCAGTCACAAATCTTGAATCTCCTGAAGAAATTGCAAAAGGAGCTTAACCTCACCTATATTTTCATTTCGCATGGGCTGCCCGCGGTCAAGCACATCAGCGATCGGATCGCCGTCATGTACTTGGGCAAGATCGTGGAGATGGCAGAGCGCGACGAGCTGTTTGCCAGACCCATGCATCCGTATACGGAGGCGCTGTTGTCCGCCGTTCCGATTCCGGACCCGACGCAGCGAAAAGAGCGGATCGTTTTGCAAGGAGATTTGCCCAATCCTGCAAATCCGCCGTCAGGTTGCCATTTCCACACACGCTGTCCCTATGCACAGGACTTGTGTCGTCAGACAGCGCCACCGCTGCAGCAACATGCGTCAGGTCATTCGGCAGCCTGTCATTTCCCATTGAATGCGTAG